A single genomic interval of Trichocoleus sp. harbors:
- a CDS encoding RDD family protein — MRLFKRIQLVTPESVEIEFFLAGIGNRALALLIDYHVLAIGLIGFWILAGILSSQLLNYLAQLQVNYATIPLWLAAITLLISFALFVGYFVLFEVIWQGQTPGKRFAKIRVIRDDGRPIGSAQATLRALLRPVDDFLFLGAFLIFLGRREKRLGDWIAGTIVVQESRPESRKAVSLSPEAQQLADELPHLTDLSQLLPDDFAIIREYLQRRQFMERHARSELSLKLARQTRAIVHLETIPTGITSDQFLEAVYVAYQQQFSAY, encoded by the coding sequence ATGCGTTTGTTTAAACGGATTCAGCTAGTAACGCCGGAAAGCGTTGAGATTGAGTTCTTCCTGGCAGGCATCGGCAACCGTGCTCTGGCACTGCTCATTGATTATCATGTGCTGGCGATCGGCTTGATTGGGTTTTGGATTCTGGCAGGAATTTTGTCCAGCCAATTGCTGAATTATCTCGCTCAGCTCCAAGTCAACTACGCAACGATACCCCTGTGGTTGGCGGCAATCACGCTGCTCATCAGCTTTGCTCTCTTTGTTGGCTATTTCGTTCTCTTTGAAGTAATTTGGCAGGGACAAACCCCTGGCAAGCGATTTGCCAAAATTCGGGTGATTCGAGATGACGGCAGACCCATTGGCTCAGCTCAAGCCACCCTGCGTGCCCTTCTTCGTCCCGTTGATGATTTTTTATTTTTAGGTGCGTTTCTCATTTTTCTAGGCCGTCGCGAGAAACGGCTGGGTGACTGGATTGCAGGCACGATCGTTGTTCAAGAAAGCCGACCCGAAAGCAGAAAAGCTGTCAGCCTCTCCCCCGAAGCACAGCAGCTTGCCGATGAACTGCCTCACCTGACGGATCTATCCCAGCTCCTTCCTGATGATTTTGCCATCATCCGCGAATACTTACAGCGGCGGCAGTTTATGGAACGCCATGCCCGCAGCGAGCTGAGCTTAAAGCTGGCAAGACAAACGAGAGCGATCGTCCACCTGGAAACCATCCCTACAGGCATCACCTCTGATCAATTTTTGGAGGCAGTATATGTTGCTTATCAGCAGCAATTCTCGGCTTACTAA
- a CDS encoding chlororespiratory reduction protein 7, whose product MPDPLMYQEEDTYVLLEPNQPEQFLSSQDLLVKLKAVLANRQDNLPRDLQRFTTLDEQAKYLMESACELDVEPGAYLQWYAVRLEK is encoded by the coding sequence ATGCCCGATCCCCTCATGTACCAGGAAGAGGACACTTACGTCCTGCTGGAACCGAACCAGCCAGAACAGTTTCTCTCGTCTCAAGACCTGCTGGTAAAGCTGAAAGCAGTTTTGGCAAACCGGCAGGATAATCTGCCTAGAGATCTGCAAAGGTTCACGACTCTAGATGAGCAGGCAAAATACTTGATGGAAAGCGCTTGTGAGCTAGATGTGGAACCTGGAGCCTATCTTCAGTGGTATGCGGTTCGGCTGGAAAAATGA
- the pdhA gene encoding pyruvate dehydrogenase (acetyl-transferring) E1 component subunit alpha: MIQERTIPTLPSIAPLNREDGLMIYEDMVLGRTFEDKCAEMYYRGKMFGFVHLYNGQEAVSTGVIRSMRPGNDYVCSTYRDHVHALSAGVPARNVMAELFGKATGCSKGRGGSMHLFSAEHRLLGGYAFIGEGIPVALGAAFQSKYRRETMGDESADQVTAAFFGDGTTNNGQFFECLNMAALWKLPILFVVENNKWAIGMAHERATSQPEIFKKASVFGMHGVEVDGMDVLAVRTVALEAVERARAGEGPTLIECLTYRFRGHSLADPDELRSKAEKEIWLARDPIKKLATHLTEKELVQADELKVIDRRIQEVIDDAIKFAQDSPEPDPSELYRFVFAEDE, encoded by the coding sequence ATGATTCAGGAACGGACAATCCCTACGTTGCCCTCGATCGCACCTTTGAACCGCGAAGACGGCTTGATGATCTATGAAGATATGGTCTTGGGTCGCACCTTTGAAGATAAGTGCGCTGAGATGTACTACCGGGGCAAAATGTTTGGGTTTGTCCATCTGTACAACGGGCAGGAAGCTGTCTCGACGGGCGTGATTCGATCGATGCGTCCCGGTAACGATTATGTCTGTAGTACCTACCGTGATCACGTTCATGCCTTGAGCGCAGGGGTTCCCGCGCGGAACGTTATGGCAGAACTGTTTGGTAAGGCAACAGGCTGTAGCAAAGGCCGGGGTGGCTCAATGCACCTGTTCTCGGCTGAGCACCGCTTGTTGGGAGGCTACGCCTTCATTGGTGAAGGGATTCCTGTGGCACTGGGGGCTGCCTTCCAGTCAAAGTACCGCCGGGAGACGATGGGAGATGAATCAGCCGATCAGGTAACGGCAGCTTTCTTTGGTGACGGTACAACCAATAATGGACAATTCTTTGAGTGCCTCAACATGGCTGCACTTTGGAAGTTGCCAATCCTGTTTGTGGTCGAGAATAACAAATGGGCGATCGGCATGGCGCATGAGCGAGCAACTTCACAGCCCGAAATCTTCAAGAAAGCTAGCGTCTTTGGGATGCATGGTGTGGAAGTTGATGGGATGGATGTGCTGGCAGTCCGTACGGTTGCGCTAGAAGCGGTTGAACGTGCCCGTGCCGGAGAAGGACCCACACTCATCGAATGCCTAACCTATCGCTTCCGGGGGCACTCTCTGGCAGATCCCGATGAACTGCGTTCTAAGGCAGAAAAAGAAATATGGCTGGCGCGTGATCCAATCAAAAAGTTGGCAACCCACCTGACTGAAAAGGAACTGGTTCAGGCAGATGAGCTTAAAGTGATCGATCGACGCATCCAGGAAGTCATTGACGATGCCATCAAGTTTGCTCAAGATAGCCCAGAGCCTGATCCAAGTGAACTCTACCGCTTTGTCTTTGCAGAAGATGAGTAA
- a CDS encoding IMS domain-containing protein, with protein sequence MRIPLDYYRILGLPIQATAEQLQQAHRDRTLQLPRREFSEAAIEARKELIDEAHAVLSDLARRQAYDASFLAKSYDLIDLGRDAEDAENENGAAAHRLDDSDLGVDLYTPSIDIQEPQFVGVLLILLELGEYELVLKLGRPYVTGGSRNLSQGQFGEPGIVSADIVLTVALACLELGREQWQQGQYENAAESLETGRELLLREGVFAHIRGEMQSDLYKLRPYRVLELLALPESHLSERRHGMTLLEDMLQDRGGIDGTGNDQSGLSVDDFLRFIQQLRSYLTAAEQQVLFEVEARRPSAVATYLAVYSLVAKGFADRQPALVRRAKAMLLRLGIRQDVHLEQAVCALLLGQTEEASRALELSQEFESLGFIRDHSQGSPDLLPGLCLYSERWLQNEVFPHFRDLIRRSASLKEYFADEEVQAYLEELPNDPEAAQPWAGNQPAPGYTMPPQEFGTIAETRPLPLDRLYTSRSGTATIEPDAAESNGNSSIPAAERITQPVTEGRNGMRSTTDRTGQSSNRTPDRTRNSAATSPATQGTQSQQTPARRRSNGRKGLRLDRLVFLAAIGLLGLAALAFIASRLFGSPEPAGAPTSEASPATAPTGNAQSGFSEITKQQQAVGIGETLTKDNAIDVVKSWLTAKTEAMGNQHQTTPLAQILAEPALSDWQTRAEKAKSENWYWSFEHPKVEIVSVETAADSTSSTTTEPTDPTDPAGTDSSPSAASATASPDASSSTTPPDTASPSSSSSNDSSPDASGSDTADKANQAQIEAIVTERGDLYTNGQVDKGSSYESTLRVRYEMVRSQGQWRISSMEVLQ encoded by the coding sequence GTGCGAATTCCTCTTGATTATTATCGAATTCTAGGTTTACCAATTCAGGCGACTGCCGAACAACTTCAGCAGGCACATCGCGATCGCACCCTCCAATTACCTCGGCGTGAATTTTCGGAGGCGGCGATCGAAGCCCGTAAGGAACTGATTGATGAGGCACATGCTGTCCTCTCCGATCTAGCAAGGCGGCAGGCTTATGATGCAAGTTTCCTGGCAAAATCCTATGACCTGATCGATTTAGGCCGGGATGCTGAGGACGCAGAAAATGAAAATGGTGCAGCGGCACATCGCCTAGATGATTCTGACTTGGGGGTTGACCTTTACACTCCCAGCATTGATATTCAGGAGCCTCAGTTTGTCGGGGTTTTGCTCATTCTGCTGGAGTTGGGTGAGTATGAGCTTGTGCTAAAACTGGGCCGCCCTTATGTCACAGGCGGTAGTCGCAATTTGAGCCAGGGACAGTTTGGTGAGCCAGGAATTGTCAGTGCAGACATTGTGCTAACGGTTGCGCTGGCTTGTCTGGAACTGGGGCGAGAGCAATGGCAGCAAGGGCAATATGAGAATGCGGCTGAGTCGCTGGAAACCGGAAGAGAACTGCTACTGCGAGAAGGCGTTTTTGCCCATATTCGAGGGGAGATGCAGTCCGATCTCTATAAGCTGCGCCCTTATCGGGTGTTAGAGCTGCTGGCACTACCCGAAAGCCATCTCTCCGAACGGCGACATGGCATGACTCTACTTGAAGACATGCTGCAAGACCGGGGCGGCATTGATGGCACAGGCAATGATCAGTCTGGGTTGAGCGTCGATGATTTCTTACGATTTATCCAGCAGCTTCGCAGCTATTTGACGGCGGCTGAGCAGCAAGTGCTTTTTGAGGTGGAGGCACGTCGTCCTTCTGCGGTTGCCACTTATCTCGCGGTCTACAGTCTTGTTGCCAAGGGGTTCGCCGATCGTCAACCGGCCCTGGTTCGGCGGGCAAAAGCAATGCTCTTGCGCTTGGGAATTCGGCAAGATGTACATCTTGAACAGGCAGTTTGTGCGCTACTCTTGGGGCAAACCGAAGAAGCGAGTCGGGCACTTGAACTAAGTCAAGAGTTCGAGTCCTTAGGATTCATCCGCGATCATTCTCAAGGTTCACCTGATTTACTACCCGGACTTTGCTTATACAGCGAGCGGTGGCTGCAAAATGAGGTCTTTCCTCACTTCCGCGACCTGATCCGCAGGTCTGCTTCTCTCAAAGAATACTTTGCAGATGAAGAGGTTCAAGCCTATCTAGAAGAGTTACCAAACGACCCTGAAGCGGCTCAACCTTGGGCAGGTAATCAGCCTGCTCCTGGCTATACAATGCCTCCCCAGGAGTTTGGCACGATCGCAGAAACAAGACCGCTACCCCTCGATCGTCTCTATACCTCTCGTAGTGGTACAGCCACGATCGAACCTGATGCTGCTGAGAGTAATGGCAATTCCTCTATTCCGGCGGCAGAACGAATCACCCAACCTGTAACAGAAGGACGGAATGGTATGCGCTCTACCACTGACAGAACCGGACAATCATCCAACCGCACCCCCGATCGCACCCGCAATTCTGCCGCGACTTCGCCTGCAACCCAGGGAACACAGTCCCAGCAAACGCCAGCTAGAAGACGCTCAAACGGTCGTAAGGGGCTACGCCTGGATCGGCTGGTATTTTTAGCAGCAATTGGTCTGTTAGGTCTGGCAGCATTGGCATTTATCGCCAGTCGATTGTTTGGCAGCCCCGAACCTGCTGGCGCTCCTACCAGTGAAGCAAGTCCTGCAACTGCACCGACAGGTAATGCTCAGTCTGGCTTTTCGGAGATTACCAAACAACAACAAGCTGTAGGGATAGGCGAAACGCTGACAAAGGATAATGCGATCGACGTTGTCAAATCCTGGCTTACAGCAAAAACGGAGGCGATGGGCAATCAGCATCAGACGACCCCTCTGGCTCAAATTCTGGCAGAACCAGCTTTGTCTGACTGGCAAACCAGAGCCGAGAAAGCGAAGTCAGAGAATTGGTACTGGAGTTTTGAGCATCCCAAGGTCGAGATCGTTTCGGTTGAAACAGCGGCAGACAGCACCAGCTCAACCACAACTGAGCCAACCGATCCAACTGATCCGGCAGGAACCGACAGTTCTCCCAGCGCAGCATCGGCAACGGCTTCTCCAGATGCTTCCAGTTCCACAACACCCCCGGATACGGCAAGCCCCAGTTCCTCTAGTTCCAATGACTCTAGCCCTGACGCTTCTGGCTCCGATACAGCAGATAAGGCAAACCAGGCACAAATCGAGGCGATCGTTACTGAAAGAGGCGACCTCTACACAAATGGACAGGTCGATAAAGGCTCATCTTATGAGTCTACGCTTCGGGTGCGGTATGAGATGGTTCGTAGTCAGGGGCAATGGCGAATTTCATCGATGGAAGTTCTTCAATAA
- a CDS encoding AEC family transporter translates to MTDLLLQSYFPLFLWTGMGLFLMRLLPVSLPRFLGRSLYWVGVPLEILALARQTDFSAQVGLAPLLTIGTLITGLLIAWLTLQVLFPIPVPHQEDVASPPLSGLLSEPISEPIGDPLSDPTRRGSFLIASVLGNTGFVGLAIAPSFVAPEYLGWLICYSVTQNVIGTYGMGVFIASYYGRKPTHSVWAQIRDVLSVPSLWAFTLGFLTRSVPLPEVFESGLTASVWVVIPAALLLMGMRLRQLQGWKSIRLALIPTLIKTIALPGLLGLVTLLIGLPADARLALVLMAGMPSAFAGLILAEEYEIDRTLIASSILLTTIISLVIIPVWLALL, encoded by the coding sequence ATGACAGACTTACTGTTGCAATCCTACTTCCCCCTGTTCCTCTGGACTGGAATGGGGCTTTTTTTAATGCGATTGCTGCCTGTGTCGCTGCCGCGCTTCTTGGGACGCAGCCTTTATTGGGTCGGCGTGCCGCTCGAAATTTTGGCGCTGGCCCGGCAAACTGACTTTTCTGCTCAGGTTGGTTTAGCGCCGCTCTTGACAATTGGGACATTGATTACTGGCTTATTGATCGCCTGGCTGACGCTGCAAGTTTTGTTTCCCATCCCAGTACCGCATCAGGAAGATGTTGCTTCGCCTCCCTTGAGTGGTCTGTTAAGCGAGCCAATCAGCGAACCGATCGGTGATCCACTCAGTGATCCGACGCGGCGCGGCAGCTTTTTAATTGCCTCGGTGCTTGGCAATACTGGCTTTGTTGGATTGGCAATTGCTCCCAGTTTTGTCGCTCCGGAGTACCTGGGCTGGTTGATTTGCTATAGCGTGACGCAAAACGTGATTGGCACTTATGGCATGGGCGTCTTCATTGCCAGTTACTACGGGCGTAAGCCAACTCATTCAGTTTGGGCACAAATCCGTGATGTCCTATCTGTGCCGTCTCTCTGGGCATTTACACTGGGCTTCCTGACGCGATCGGTTCCATTACCTGAGGTATTCGAGTCTGGATTAACGGCATCCGTTTGGGTTGTGATTCCAGCGGCGTTGCTGCTAATGGGCATGCGTCTGCGACAGCTTCAAGGCTGGAAAAGTATCCGGCTTGCTCTAATCCCAACCTTGATTAAAACGATCGCCCTACCCGGACTGCTTGGATTGGTAACGCTGCTCATCGGGCTACCTGCGGATGCAAGACTGGCGCTTGTGTTGATGGCAGGAATGCCAAGTGCCTTTGCCGGACTAATTTTGGCAGAAGAATATGAAATCGATCGCACCTTGATTGCCAGCAGTATTTTGCTCACAACGATCATATCACTGGTGATCATTCCAGTTTGGCTCGCCCTGCTTTAG
- the gntT gene encoding guanitoxin biosynthesis MATE family efflux transporter GntT: MHRSPSQPPGSFASVPWQSRLSQIDFLPRFFRLAIVNVLSNLMVPLSGLVSIAFLGHLSEIYHLTGVTIATVLFNYIYRTLGFLRMGTTGVTAQAVGRGDRAAVLLTGLRNGMLALGLGLLILLMQIPLRELGFTLLNASTEVRQTGQAYFDARIWGAPATLLNFVLIGWFLGQEQGGKVLLLSVVGNGMNIFLDYWLIVRLGLESTGAGWATAISQYGMAIGGLLLISREIKWQEVKSIASELFDPTALKQSLVLNSNIFIRTFTFLSTFTLFISLSAAMGTEILAANALLLQIVTLAAYFIDGLAYATESLIGIFQGEGSKEKFLPLLGLSGATSLLIGFGLALSCAIAPHQVFGLLTYHQQVLSGLSRVVLWLVPVLGFGALAFMLDGYFLGLAAGVTLRNAALLATLIGFAPGAIVAWQLQNPDVLWLAMAMFMAARALLLAIQVPKTLKES, from the coding sequence ATGCATCGATCTCCGTCTCAGCCTCCTGGTTCGTTTGCGTCAGTTCCCTGGCAGTCACGTTTATCGCAGATTGATTTTTTGCCGCGCTTTTTTCGCCTAGCGATCGTCAATGTGCTTTCCAATTTGATGGTGCCGCTCTCTGGCCTCGTGAGCATTGCATTTCTGGGGCATCTCAGCGAAATTTATCATCTCACTGGCGTCACGATCGCTACCGTCTTGTTTAACTACATCTACCGGACACTGGGCTTTCTGCGAATGGGCACAACTGGAGTGACGGCGCAGGCAGTCGGGCGGGGCGATCGAGCCGCAGTTTTGCTGACAGGGCTACGAAATGGCATGCTGGCGCTGGGACTGGGACTGCTAATTCTGCTGATGCAAATTCCGCTCCGCGAGTTGGGATTTACCCTGCTAAACGCTAGTACAGAAGTGCGGCAGACGGGTCAAGCTTATTTTGACGCTCGGATTTGGGGCGCACCCGCAACGCTGCTCAATTTTGTGCTGATTGGCTGGTTTCTAGGACAGGAACAAGGCGGTAAGGTGCTGCTCCTGTCAGTCGTTGGTAACGGCATGAACATTTTTTTAGACTATTGGCTGATTGTGCGCCTGGGGCTAGAGAGTACGGGGGCAGGTTGGGCAACGGCAATCAGTCAGTATGGCATGGCGATAGGTGGGCTACTGCTCATTAGCAGAGAAATAAAATGGCAGGAAGTCAAATCGATCGCCTCTGAACTTTTTGATCCCACAGCGTTAAAGCAGTCTTTGGTCTTAAACAGCAATATTTTCATCCGTACATTTACTTTTCTCTCTACCTTTACCCTGTTTATCAGCTTGAGTGCGGCAATGGGCACAGAGATTTTGGCAGCGAATGCGCTGCTGCTGCAAATTGTGACACTGGCTGCCTATTTTATTGACGGCTTAGCCTATGCGACCGAAAGTTTAATTGGTATTTTTCAGGGAGAAGGAAGCAAAGAAAAGTTTTTGCCCTTACTGGGACTATCAGGAGCCACCAGTTTGCTGATTGGGTTCGGGCTGGCGCTGAGCTGTGCGATCGCCCCTCATCAAGTTTTTGGGCTCCTGACCTATCATCAGCAAGTTTTGTCTGGCTTAAGTCGGGTTGTATTGTGGCTGGTGCCAGTGCTAGGGTTTGGTGCACTCGCGTTCATGCTCGACGGCTATTTTCTGGGACTGGCAGCAGGAGTGACGCTTCGCAACGCTGCTTTGCTGGCAACATTGATTGGCTTTGCCCCTGGAGCGATCGTTGCCTGGCAGTTGCAGAACCCAGATGTTTTATGGCTGGCAATGGCAATGTTTATGGCGGCGCGGGCGCTATTACTGGCAATCCAGGTTCCCAAAACTCTCAAGGAAAGCTGA
- a CDS encoding hybrid sensor histidine kinase/response regulator yields the protein MSQPIDSSSILIVDDVPSNLQLLSNLLTEQGYKVYKVLDGMLALRSVNLKPPDLILLDIMMPGIDGYEVCSRLKADPNTQDIPIIFLSARDDELGKVRAFDVGGVDYITKPFQVNEVLARVKHQIQIRQLQRQLQLQNLQLQQEVSNRTMAQMQLEDLNQQLEIQVGQRTVELAKRNEQLLSLQARLEKSLVQEQSLNTLKSQLIATVSHEFNTPLATIQLICELQKNLISPQYQVESDRYYRMLVESINRILQVVEDTKLLAQGEAEQIQCCFTVIDLAPFCHDFVQGWQLPHPNHSFHFIKQAQKSPKVLADPILLNQVLKNLITNAIRYSPQGGTVQITVDETSIEAIVQVKDSGIGIPEAEQTQIFDRFYRASNADSVPGTPGAGLGLAVVKHIVERHHGNITIDSVLGEGTCMTLHLPIAQNLDSAFLESFGNLDCQ from the coding sequence ATGAGCCAACCGATCGATTCCAGCAGCATTTTAATTGTTGATGATGTCCCCAGCAATTTGCAGCTTTTGTCAAACTTGCTGACTGAACAGGGCTACAAGGTCTACAAAGTTTTGGATGGAATGTTGGCGCTTCGATCGGTGAATCTCAAACCGCCTGATCTAATTCTGCTGGATATTATGATGCCTGGAATTGACGGGTATGAGGTCTGCTCTCGCCTGAAAGCTGATCCGAACACTCAAGATATTCCGATTATTTTTCTTTCTGCCCGCGATGATGAACTGGGCAAAGTCAGAGCGTTTGATGTGGGGGGTGTGGACTATATTACAAAACCCTTTCAGGTAAATGAAGTTTTGGCACGGGTGAAGCATCAAATCCAGATCCGCCAACTCCAGCGACAACTGCAACTGCAAAATTTGCAGCTTCAACAGGAAGTGAGTAATCGCACGATGGCTCAGATGCAGCTAGAGGATCTCAACCAACAGCTAGAAATCCAGGTTGGACAACGCACTGTCGAACTGGCAAAGCGCAACGAACAACTGCTGTCTTTACAGGCGCGGTTAGAAAAATCCCTGGTGCAGGAGCAATCTTTAAACACTCTGAAATCTCAGTTAATCGCTACAGTTTCGCACGAGTTCAACACGCCCTTAGCCACAATTCAGCTCATTTGTGAACTCCAAAAAAACCTTATTTCACCTCAATATCAGGTTGAGTCCGATCGCTACTATCGTATGCTTGTGGAAAGCATTAACCGCATTCTTCAAGTTGTTGAAGATACAAAACTGCTGGCGCAGGGAGAAGCTGAGCAGATCCAGTGCTGCTTTACGGTGATTGATCTCGCTCCCTTTTGCCATGATTTTGTTCAAGGCTGGCAACTGCCGCACCCCAATCATTCATTCCATTTCATCAAGCAAGCGCAGAAGTCACCGAAGGTTCTGGCAGACCCAATCTTGCTGAATCAAGTTCTCAAGAACTTAATTACCAATGCCATTCGCTATTCTCCTCAAGGTGGCACCGTTCAAATTACGGTGGATGAAACCTCAATAGAGGCAATTGTTCAAGTCAAAGATTCGGGGATTGGAATTCCTGAAGCAGAGCAAACCCAAATTTTCGATCGGTTTTATCGAGCCAGCAATGCTGATTCTGTGCCCGGTACACCTGGCGCTGGTTTGGGGTTGGCAGTTGTGAAGCATATCGTTGAGCGGCATCACGGCAATATCACGATCGATAGCGTCTTGGGCGAAGGAACCTGTATGACGCTGCATCTGCCGATCGCCCAAAATCTAGATTCAGCTTTCCTTGAGAGTTTTGGGAACCTGGATTGCCAGTAA